Proteins from a single region of Amycolatopsis sp. CA-230715:
- a CDS encoding PhoH family protein: MAGTAPGGAARSDVPEDVAQPPSTTEVTDQAVQAAQSRFPIPDAAALTLLGSRDENLRVAEELLAADVHVRGNEVTLTGSPADVAFAERVFAELVTLAGRGQQVGPDTVRRTVGMLSSGGAESPAEVLSMDILSRRGRTIRPKTLNQKRYVDAIDKHTIVFGIGPAGTGKTYLAMAKAVQALQAKQVTRIVLTRPAVEAGERLGYLPGTLNEKIDPYLRPLYDALHDMVDPESIPRLMQAGTIEIAPLAYMRGRTLNDAFIILDEAQNTTPEQMKMFLTRLGFGAKIVVTGDVTQVDLPSGQKSGLRVVRDILEGVDDLHFAQLTSQDVVRHRLVGDIVDAYEKWQALQDAAAPERGAGNGWRGRS; encoded by the coding sequence GTGGCCGGTACCGCACCGGGTGGAGCCGCCCGATCCGACGTCCCCGAGGACGTCGCACAGCCGCCGTCGACGACCGAGGTCACCGACCAGGCAGTGCAGGCAGCACAGTCGAGATTCCCCATCCCCGACGCGGCCGCGCTCACGCTGCTCGGCTCCCGCGACGAAAACCTGCGGGTGGCCGAGGAACTGCTCGCCGCGGACGTCCACGTCCGGGGCAACGAGGTCACCCTCACCGGCAGCCCGGCCGACGTGGCCTTCGCCGAGCGGGTCTTCGCCGAACTGGTGACGCTCGCCGGGCGCGGCCAGCAGGTCGGCCCCGACACCGTGCGCCGCACCGTCGGCATGCTGTCCTCCGGTGGCGCCGAGTCGCCCGCCGAAGTGCTCAGCATGGACATCCTGTCCCGCCGCGGCCGCACCATCCGGCCCAAGACGCTGAACCAGAAGCGCTACGTCGACGCGATCGACAAGCACACCATCGTCTTCGGCATCGGCCCCGCGGGCACCGGGAAGACCTACCTGGCGATGGCGAAGGCCGTGCAGGCGCTGCAGGCCAAGCAGGTCACCAGGATCGTGCTGACCAGGCCCGCGGTCGAAGCCGGTGAGCGGCTCGGGTACCTGCCCGGCACGCTCAACGAGAAGATCGACCCGTACCTGCGCCCGCTCTACGACGCGCTGCACGACATGGTCGACCCCGAGTCGATCCCGCGCCTCATGCAGGCGGGCACCATCGAGATCGCGCCGCTGGCCTACATGCGCGGCCGCACCCTCAACGACGCGTTCATCATCCTCGACGAGGCGCAGAACACCACGCCGGAACAGATGAAGATGTTCCTCACCCGGCTCGGGTTCGGCGCCAAGATCGTGGTCACCGGCGACGTCACCCAGGTCGACCTGCCCAGCGGCCAGAAGAGCGGCCTGCGCGTGGTCAGGGACATCCTCGAAGGCGTCGATGACCTGCACTTCGCCCAGCTCACCAGCCAGGACGTGGTGCGCCACCGGCTCGTCGGCGACATCGTGGACGCCTACGAGAAGTGGCAGGCACTGCAGGACGCGGCGGCGCCGGAACGCGGCGCGGGCAACGGCTGGCGGGGCCGCTCGTGA
- a CDS encoding 16S rRNA (uracil(1498)-N(3))-methyltransferase has protein sequence MDAEPTATTPPVFLVDVVPPGERFTLDGEEARHAVTVRRTRVGELLVVSDGAGELARCAVEAVRAGRDAELDLVVEERWTEPSPALRVTVVQALAKGDRGELAVELATEAGADAILPWRAARSVARWDDGPRGAKALARWRSTARAAAKQARRAYVPEVGDPVTTARLADRVRTADRAFVLEAGVPGRLATESLPESGELLLVIGPEGGVTAEELRTLREAGATPVRLGPTVLRTSTAAAVALGALGARTARWN, from the coding sequence GTGGACGCCGAACCGACGGCGACCACTCCGCCGGTCTTCCTGGTGGATGTCGTGCCTCCAGGGGAGCGGTTCACCCTCGACGGCGAAGAGGCGCGTCACGCCGTCACTGTGCGGCGTACGCGCGTCGGCGAGCTGCTCGTGGTGTCCGACGGCGCGGGCGAACTGGCCCGGTGCGCCGTCGAAGCGGTTCGCGCGGGGCGGGACGCGGAGCTGGACCTCGTCGTCGAGGAACGGTGGACCGAACCTTCCCCCGCGCTGCGCGTGACGGTCGTGCAGGCGCTCGCGAAGGGCGACCGCGGCGAACTCGCCGTGGAACTCGCCACCGAAGCGGGCGCCGACGCGATCCTGCCGTGGCGCGCCGCCCGCAGCGTCGCGCGCTGGGACGACGGTCCACGCGGCGCGAAAGCGCTCGCCCGGTGGCGGTCCACCGCCCGCGCCGCGGCCAAACAGGCGCGCCGGGCGTACGTGCCGGAGGTCGGCGACCCGGTGACGACCGCCCGGCTCGCCGACCGCGTCCGCACGGCCGACCGCGCGTTCGTCCTCGAAGCGGGCGTGCCGGGACGGCTGGCCACCGAGTCACTGCCCGAGTCCGGCGAGCTACTGCTCGTGATCGGCCCCGAAGGAGGGGTCACAGCGGAGGAACTCCGCACCCTCCGCGAAGCGGGCGCCACCCCGGTGCGCCTCGGCCCGACCGTACTGCGGACCTCCACGGCCGCCGCCGTCGCTCTCGGTGCACTAGGAGCCCGGACAGCCCGCTGGAACTGA
- a CDS encoding RDD family protein: MTNPYGQQPYGQQPPPSGGFPGQPSPYGQQGGYPGQQQAQYPGQQMSPYGQQQGGFPQQAQQPYGGYPGPQPGFGGQPGYGPGAYASWGQRVGAFLIDGLPGFALILIGMLVMLGSLMAGLIIMLLGSLGNMVWAIFNRWIQGGNTGQTLGRRKMGIMMVSEGTRQPIGPGNAFVRDLAHILDGLPLDLGFLWPLWDEKAQTFADKVMGTIVIPAPPGYGQQPQAGYPQQRGYGQQPGYGQQPGYGQQPGYGQGGYPQQQQRW; the protein is encoded by the coding sequence ATGACCAATCCGTACGGCCAGCAGCCCTACGGCCAGCAGCCGCCGCCCTCCGGTGGTTTTCCCGGCCAGCCGTCGCCTTACGGTCAGCAGGGCGGTTACCCGGGGCAGCAACAGGCGCAGTACCCCGGTCAGCAGATGAGCCCGTACGGGCAGCAGCAAGGCGGGTTCCCGCAGCAGGCCCAGCAGCCCTACGGCGGCTATCCGGGGCCGCAGCCCGGTTTCGGCGGCCAGCCCGGGTACGGTCCCGGTGCCTACGCGAGCTGGGGGCAGCGGGTCGGCGCCTTCCTGATCGACGGTCTTCCCGGGTTCGCGCTCATCCTCATCGGCATGCTGGTGATGCTCGGCTCCCTCATGGCGGGACTGATCATCATGCTCCTCGGCAGCCTCGGCAACATGGTCTGGGCGATCTTCAACCGGTGGATCCAGGGCGGCAACACCGGTCAGACGCTCGGCCGTCGCAAGATGGGCATCATGATGGTCAGTGAGGGGACCCGCCAGCCGATCGGCCCTGGCAACGCTTTCGTGCGCGACCTCGCCCACATCCTCGACGGCCTTCCCCTCGACCTCGGCTTCCTCTGGCCGCTGTGGGACGAGAAGGCGCAGACCTTCGCGGACAAGGTGATGGGCACCATCGTGATCCCCGCGCCGCCCGGGTACGGCCAGCAGCCGCAGGCCGGGTACCCGCAGCAGCGGGGTTACGGCCAGCAGCCCGGTTACGGGCAGCAGCCGGGATACGGGCAGCAGCCCGGCTATGGCCAGGGTGGTTACCCGCAGCAGCAACAGCGTTGGTGA
- a CDS encoding TIGR03943 family putative permease subunit produces MRRETQNILLILLGGALLKIAINGDYLRYVKPAQQPWVIGGGAVMLALGVLAVIRDLLAARDAARAGATGPGVVAPDTHEHHHPARSAWLLLVPVLAVFLVAPPALGSDSVVRTEARAPQTAVGQDAAMFPPLPPGAVVPMRVTDFVTRAGWDGNHTLDGRTVSLSGFVVHSGGSTMLARMVISCCAADAYPVTVRLTGDAAAKFPSDSWVEATGQVVPGTATERNRYTPDLTVATVRPVKAPGDPYEY; encoded by the coding sequence ATGCGCAGGGAAACTCAGAACATCCTGCTGATCCTGCTCGGCGGCGCGCTGCTCAAGATCGCGATCAACGGCGACTACCTGCGCTACGTCAAACCGGCCCAGCAGCCTTGGGTGATCGGCGGCGGCGCGGTGATGCTCGCGCTCGGCGTGCTCGCCGTGATTCGCGATCTGCTGGCCGCGAGGGACGCCGCGCGCGCCGGCGCCACCGGTCCCGGTGTGGTCGCGCCCGACACGCACGAGCACCACCACCCGGCGCGCTCGGCGTGGCTGCTCTTGGTGCCGGTGCTCGCGGTCTTCCTCGTCGCCCCGCCCGCGCTCGGCTCCGATTCGGTGGTCAGGACCGAAGCGAGGGCGCCGCAGACCGCGGTCGGGCAGGACGCGGCGATGTTCCCGCCGCTGCCGCCCGGCGCGGTCGTGCCGATGCGGGTCACCGACTTCGTGACCCGCGCGGGCTGGGACGGCAACCACACGCTCGACGGGCGCACCGTGTCGCTGTCCGGATTCGTGGTGCATTCGGGCGGCTCGACGATGCTCGCGAGAATGGTCATCAGCTGCTGCGCGGCCGACGCCTACCCGGTCACCGTCCGGCTCACCGGGGACGCCGCCGCGAAGTTCCCGAGCGACAGCTGGGTCGAGGCGACCGGTCAGGTCGTGCCCGGCACCGCGACCGAGCGGAACCGCTACACCCCGGACCTCACCGTCGCGACCGTCCGGCCCGTCAAGGCACCGGGGGACCCCTACGAGTACTGA
- a CDS encoding ArsR/SmtB family transcription factor: MSTVSSDAAPADEVHGHEHPVRPLVPPHPASTLADAGELLRALAAPVRIAIVLQLRDGDRCVHELVDALDVAQPLISQHLRVLKAAGVVHGERRGREVAYGLVDDHLAHIVVDAVEHVQEGK, encoded by the coding sequence ATGTCCACGGTGAGCTCGGACGCCGCCCCCGCTGACGAGGTGCACGGGCACGAGCACCCGGTACGGCCGCTCGTCCCGCCGCACCCGGCGAGCACCCTCGCCGACGCCGGCGAGCTGCTGCGCGCGCTCGCGGCGCCGGTGCGGATCGCGATCGTGCTGCAGCTGCGCGACGGCGACCGGTGCGTGCACGAACTCGTCGACGCGCTCGACGTGGCCCAGCCGCTGATCAGCCAGCACCTGCGGGTGCTGAAGGCGGCGGGCGTGGTGCACGGCGAACGCCGGGGGCGGGAAGTCGCCTACGGTCTCGTCGACGATCATCTGGCGCACATCGTGGTGGACGCGGTGGAACACGTACAGGAGGGCAAGTGA
- a CDS encoding permease — protein MRAGKPPGKGYGRITSIEVLCAVLLIAILAQSWLARVLDVPALRTGSTVFVAVCVQALPFLVLGVLISGAIAAYVPARVLERVLPKRQEAAVGVAGLAGVALPGCECASVPVARRLMGQGVAPAAALTFLLAAPAVNPVVLVATAVAFPANPEMVLARFLGSLATAVVMGLLWAKFGKLDWIVERALRRLPDVEPGSRWKTFAETARTDLVEAGGFLVLGALISAALGVLVPQEWFGALGNQVVLGVLVMAVLAVVLALCSEADAFVAASLGALPLLPKLVFLVVGPAVDVKLFALQAGTFGKRFAVRFAPVTFVVAIACGVLAGTLVLGGA, from the coding sequence GTGCGCGCCGGGAAGCCGCCCGGCAAGGGGTACGGCCGGATCACCTCGATCGAGGTGCTGTGCGCCGTGCTGCTCATCGCGATCCTCGCGCAGAGCTGGCTCGCCCGCGTGCTCGACGTGCCCGCGCTGCGCACGGGGTCCACGGTGTTCGTCGCGGTGTGCGTGCAGGCGTTGCCGTTCCTCGTGCTCGGCGTCCTGATCAGCGGGGCGATCGCCGCCTACGTGCCGGCCAGGGTGCTGGAGCGGGTGCTGCCGAAGCGGCAGGAGGCCGCGGTCGGGGTCGCCGGGCTCGCCGGGGTCGCGCTGCCCGGGTGCGAATGCGCCTCGGTGCCGGTGGCGCGCAGGCTCATGGGGCAGGGCGTGGCGCCCGCCGCCGCGCTGACGTTCCTGCTCGCCGCGCCCGCGGTGAACCCGGTGGTGCTCGTCGCCACCGCGGTCGCCTTCCCGGCCAACCCCGAGATGGTGCTCGCGCGGTTCCTCGGGTCCTTGGCCACGGCGGTCGTGATGGGCCTGCTGTGGGCGAAGTTCGGCAAGCTCGACTGGATCGTCGAGCGGGCCCTGCGCAGGCTCCCCGACGTCGAACCCGGCAGCAGGTGGAAGACCTTCGCGGAAACGGCGCGGACGGATCTCGTCGAAGCGGGCGGGTTCCTGGTCCTCGGCGCGCTGATCTCCGCGGCGCTCGGCGTGCTGGTGCCCCAGGAGTGGTTCGGCGCGCTCGGCAACCAGGTCGTTCTCGGGGTGCTGGTGATGGCGGTGCTCGCGGTCGTGCTCGCCCTCTGCAGCGAGGCGGACGCGTTCGTGGCGGCCTCGCTCGGCGCGTTGCCGCTGCTGCCGAAGCTGGTGTTCCTGGTGGTCGGGCCCGCCGTCGACGTCAAGCTGTTCGCGTTGCAGGCAGGCACGTTCGGGAAGCGGTTCGCGGTGCGGTTCGCGCCCGTCACGTTCGTGGTCGCGATCGCGTGCGGCGTGCTGGCTGGCACCCTCGTGCTGGGAGGCGCGTGA
- a CDS encoding isoprenyl transferase — translation MRRRGRAATTEPVAIRPPDPHPSGAKPPSIPAELVPKHVALVMDGNGRWANQRGLPRTEGHKRGEAVMIDVASGAVELGVKWLSVYAFSTENWKRSPEEIRFLMGFHRETIRRQVDYLGSIGVRIRWAGRRPKLWRSVIKELEDAEEKTKNNTLLNMTMCVNYGGRAEIGDAVRTIAKLAAEGKINPDKIDERTLARYLYQPEMPDVDLFLRPSGELRTSNFMLWQSAYAEFVFQDTLFPDFDRTKLWAACLDYAKRDRRFGAAVDAAATDRAEAR, via the coding sequence GTGCGGCGCAGAGGCAGGGCAGCCACGACGGAACCGGTGGCGATTCGCCCGCCGGATCCGCACCCGTCCGGTGCGAAACCACCGTCGATCCCGGCCGAGCTGGTCCCGAAGCACGTCGCGCTGGTGATGGACGGCAACGGGCGCTGGGCGAACCAGCGCGGGCTGCCGCGCACGGAGGGCCACAAGCGCGGCGAGGCCGTGATGATCGACGTCGCCAGCGGCGCGGTCGAACTCGGCGTGAAATGGCTTTCGGTGTACGCGTTCTCGACGGAGAACTGGAAGCGGAGCCCGGAGGAGATCCGGTTCCTGATGGGCTTCCACCGCGAGACGATCCGCCGCCAGGTCGACTACCTCGGCTCGATCGGCGTCCGCATCCGGTGGGCGGGCAGGCGCCCGAAGCTGTGGCGCAGCGTCATCAAGGAGCTCGAAGACGCCGAAGAGAAGACCAAGAACAACACGCTCCTGAACATGACCATGTGCGTCAACTACGGCGGCAGGGCCGAGATCGGCGACGCGGTGCGCACCATCGCGAAGCTCGCGGCCGAGGGCAAGATCAACCCGGACAAGATCGACGAGCGCACGCTGGCGCGGTACCTGTACCAGCCGGAGATGCCCGACGTGGACCTGTTCCTCCGTCCGTCCGGTGAGCTGCGCACGTCGAACTTCATGCTGTGGCAGTCGGCGTACGCGGAGTTCGTCTTCCAGGACACGCTGTTCCCCGACTTCGACCGCACGAAGCTGTGGGCGGCGTGCCTCGACTACGCGAAGCGGGACCGCCGGTTCGGTGCCGCCGTCGACGCCGCCGCCACCGACAGGGCGGAGGCCCGATGA
- a CDS encoding cytidine deaminase encodes MPESPEITKLAAEDEKIVVLARSARARTQAAEGAAVRDTDGRTYAASTVELPSFKITAVQAAIAAAVSSGAEGIEAAAVVSADPLVAEASVHAVRDLSESAPIFRANPAGAVEEVLR; translated from the coding sequence ATGCCTGAGAGCCCCGAGATCACCAAGCTGGCCGCGGAGGACGAGAAGATCGTCGTGCTCGCGAGGTCGGCGCGGGCGAGGACCCAGGCCGCCGAAGGGGCCGCGGTGCGCGACACCGACGGCCGCACCTACGCCGCGTCCACTGTGGAGCTTCCGTCGTTCAAGATCACCGCGGTGCAGGCGGCGATCGCGGCCGCGGTGTCCAGCGGTGCCGAGGGCATCGAAGCCGCCGCCGTCGTGTCGGCCGATCCGCTCGTCGCGGAGGCGTCCGTGCACGCGGTGCGGGACCTGTCCGAATCCGCGCCGATCTTCCGCGCGAACCCCGCGGGCGCGGTCGAAGAGGTCCTTCGCTGA
- the ybeY gene encoding rRNA maturation RNase YbeY produces the protein MSIEIANESGVPVDEASIVSAARFALDRMEVSPLAELSVALVTLEVMEDLHERWMDLPGPTDVMAFPMDELDSAVRRPDAPDASPALLGDIILCPGFAKDQARTAGHSLLDELHLLTVHGVLHLLGYDHAEPAEEREMFGLQKRILADFQEATEAARRQHMRRSTDDRLLGAAGLDGSAEPDSAG, from the coding sequence GTGAGCATCGAGATCGCCAACGAATCCGGGGTCCCGGTCGACGAGGCCTCCATCGTCTCGGCCGCGCGGTTCGCGCTCGACCGGATGGAGGTCAGCCCGCTCGCGGAGCTGTCCGTCGCACTGGTCACCCTCGAGGTGATGGAAGACCTGCACGAGCGGTGGATGGACCTGCCGGGCCCCACCGACGTGATGGCCTTCCCGATGGACGAGCTGGACTCCGCCGTGCGCCGCCCCGACGCGCCGGACGCCTCGCCCGCGCTGCTCGGCGACATCATCCTGTGCCCCGGTTTCGCCAAGGACCAGGCGCGCACCGCCGGGCACTCGCTGCTCGACGAGCTGCACCTGCTGACCGTGCACGGCGTGCTGCACCTGCTCGGCTACGACCATGCCGAGCCCGCGGAAGAGCGCGAGATGTTCGGCCTGCAGAAGCGGATCCTCGCCGACTTCCAGGAAGCCACCGAGGCGGCGCGGCGCCAGCACATGCGGCGCAGCACCGACGACAGGCTGCTCGGCGCCGCCGGTCTCGACGGCTCCGCCGAACCCGACTCCGCCGGCTAG
- the era gene encoding GTPase Era yields the protein MTPEHRSGFACFVGRPNAGKSTLTNALVGTKIAITSSKPQTTRHAIRGIVHREDAQLVLVDTPGLHRPRTVLGERLNDLVYTTWSEVDVVGFCVPANEKIGPGDRFIATELAKIARRTPVLGIVTKTDLVPPERVAEQLMALEKVMEFADLVPVSAVDGFQVGTLADLLVRRLPEGPQLYPDGDLTDEPEQTLVAELIREAALEGVHDELPHSIAVTIEEMLPHEGRDDMIDVHAQLYVERPSQKGIILGHKGERLKKVGAQARAHIEALLGSKVYLDLHVKVAKDWQRDPKQLRRLGF from the coding sequence ATGACACCAGAGCACCGGTCCGGCTTCGCCTGTTTCGTCGGCCGTCCCAACGCGGGCAAGTCGACGCTGACCAACGCGCTGGTGGGCACCAAGATCGCGATCACCTCGAGCAAGCCGCAGACCACCCGGCACGCGATCAGGGGCATCGTGCACCGCGAAGACGCGCAGCTCGTGCTCGTCGACACGCCGGGCCTGCACCGGCCGCGCACGGTGCTCGGCGAGCGGCTCAACGACCTCGTGTACACGACCTGGTCCGAAGTGGACGTTGTCGGGTTCTGCGTGCCGGCCAACGAAAAGATCGGGCCAGGCGACCGGTTCATCGCCACCGAGCTGGCGAAGATCGCGCGCCGCACGCCGGTGCTCGGGATCGTCACCAAGACCGACCTGGTGCCGCCGGAGCGCGTCGCCGAGCAGCTGATGGCGCTGGAGAAGGTGATGGAGTTCGCCGATCTGGTCCCGGTGTCCGCTGTGGACGGTTTCCAGGTCGGCACGCTGGCCGATCTGCTGGTGCGGCGGCTGCCGGAGGGCCCGCAGCTCTACCCGGACGGCGATCTCACCGACGAGCCGGAGCAGACGCTCGTCGCCGAGCTGATCCGCGAGGCGGCGCTGGAGGGCGTGCACGACGAGCTGCCGCACTCGATCGCGGTGACCATCGAGGAAATGCTGCCGCACGAAGGCCGCGACGACATGATCGACGTGCACGCGCAGCTCTACGTCGAGCGGCCGAGCCAGAAGGGCATCATCCTTGGCCACAAGGGAGAGCGGCTCAAGAAGGTCGGCGCGCAGGCCCGCGCGCACATCGAGGCGCTGCTCGGCAGCAAGGTCTACCTCGACCTGCACGTGAAGGTCGCGAAGGACTGGCAGCGCGACCCGAAGCAGCTCCGCCGACTGGGCTTCTGA
- a CDS encoding hemolysin family protein, which translates to MASSTGLLVLAVALVLLGGVFAAADAAVSTVSQARADGLVRLGRPGAKQLSAVIAERRRHINLLLLLRMGCELTSTVLVTIVFLRWITPVWLAVVVAALVMVVVSYVLIGVGPRTIGRQHPYRVGTIVAGPVRVLGSVLGPLSRLLIVLGNAITPGKGFREGPFTSEVELRELVDLAQERGVVEDSEREMIHSVFELGDTVAREVMVPRTEIVWIEATKTVRQALSLALRTGFTRVPVIGESVDEIVGVVNIKDLMPAYMAEGGPLREVAELMNPASFVPDSKRLDELLKDMQLSHNHMAIAVDEYGGTAGLLTIEDILEEIVGEITDESDTDERPPVEHLDDRSVRVSARLGVDDLGELFGIELDDHDVETVGGLLAQRLGRVPLPGAEAEVAGLRLHAEGGKDRRGRMRITTVVVHACDDRIAGRRMRVGTPDDNDDRDRSVEHA; encoded by the coding sequence ATGGCCAGTTCCACCGGCCTGCTCGTCCTGGCCGTCGCGCTGGTGCTCCTCGGCGGCGTGTTCGCGGCCGCCGACGCCGCGGTCAGCACGGTGTCCCAGGCGCGGGCCGACGGGCTGGTGCGGCTCGGCAGGCCCGGCGCGAAACAGCTGTCCGCGGTGATCGCCGAGCGGCGGCGGCACATCAACCTGCTGCTCCTGCTGCGGATGGGCTGCGAGCTCACCTCGACCGTGCTCGTCACGATCGTGTTCCTGCGCTGGATCACGCCGGTCTGGCTCGCGGTGGTCGTCGCCGCGCTCGTCATGGTGGTGGTCAGCTACGTCCTCATCGGCGTCGGCCCGCGCACGATCGGCCGCCAGCACCCCTACCGCGTCGGCACGATCGTCGCGGGACCGGTGCGGGTGCTCGGGTCCGTGCTCGGCCCGCTGTCCAGGCTGCTGATCGTGCTCGGCAACGCGATCACCCCCGGCAAGGGGTTCCGCGAAGGCCCGTTCACCTCCGAGGTCGAGCTGCGCGAACTCGTCGACCTCGCGCAGGAACGCGGTGTCGTCGAGGATTCCGAGCGGGAAATGATCCACTCGGTGTTCGAACTCGGCGACACCGTCGCCCGCGAAGTCATGGTGCCGCGCACGGAAATCGTCTGGATCGAGGCGACCAAGACCGTCCGCCAGGCGCTTTCGCTCGCACTGCGCACCGGGTTCACCCGCGTGCCGGTGATCGGCGAATCGGTCGACGAGATCGTGGGCGTGGTCAACATCAAGGACCTGATGCCCGCCTACATGGCCGAAGGCGGGCCGCTGCGCGAGGTCGCGGAGCTGATGAACCCGGCGAGCTTCGTCCCGGACTCCAAACGGCTCGACGAACTGCTCAAGGACATGCAGCTGTCCCACAACCACATGGCGATCGCGGTCGACGAGTACGGCGGCACCGCGGGCCTGCTCACCATCGAGGACATCCTCGAGGAGATCGTGGGCGAGATCACCGACGAGTCCGACACCGACGAACGGCCGCCGGTGGAGCACCTCGACGACCGCTCGGTGCGCGTGTCGGCCCGCCTCGGCGTCGACGATCTCGGCGAGCTGTTCGGGATCGAGCTCGACGACCACGACGTGGAAACCGTCGGCGGCCTGCTCGCGCAACGGCTCGGGCGCGTCCCGCTGCCCGGCGCCGAGGCCGAGGTCGCCGGGCTCCGGCTGCACGCGGAGGGCGGGAAGGACCGCAGGGGCCGCATGCGGATCACCACGGTCGTCGTGCACGCTTGCGACGACCGGATCGCGGGCCGCAGGATGCGGGTCGGCACCCCGGACGACAACGATGACCGCGACAGGAGCGTCGAACATGCCTGA
- the recO gene encoding DNA repair protein RecO, with the protein MSLYRDTGVVLRVHKLGEADRIITLLTRRHGKVRAVAKGVRRTSSRLGARLEPFGHVDVQFYTGRTLDVVTQVETVDAFAVQIVGDYQRYTAACAITETADRLSAEEGEPALRLYLLVVGALRALADGGRDASLVLDAFLLRAMSFAGWAPAIAECARCGLPGPHTAFSVQAGGSMCANCRVPGCVHPAPEVLVLLEALLHGDWDVAEASVPVSRRDASGLVAAHLQWHLERQLRSLPLVERRREAPAGGK; encoded by the coding sequence GTGAGTCTCTATCGCGACACCGGTGTGGTGCTGCGCGTGCACAAGCTCGGTGAGGCCGACCGGATCATCACCCTGCTGACCCGCCGTCACGGCAAGGTCCGCGCGGTGGCGAAGGGCGTGCGGAGGACGAGTTCGCGGCTCGGCGCGCGGCTGGAACCGTTCGGGCACGTCGACGTGCAGTTCTACACCGGGCGCACGCTCGACGTGGTCACCCAGGTCGAGACGGTGGACGCGTTCGCGGTGCAGATCGTCGGCGACTACCAGCGCTACACCGCCGCGTGCGCGATCACCGAGACCGCGGACCGGCTCTCGGCCGAGGAAGGCGAGCCCGCGCTCCGGCTGTACCTGCTGGTCGTCGGCGCGTTGCGGGCGCTGGCCGACGGCGGCCGGGACGCTTCGCTCGTGCTCGACGCGTTCTTGCTGCGGGCCATGTCGTTCGCGGGCTGGGCGCCCGCGATCGCGGAATGCGCGCGCTGCGGGCTCCCCGGCCCGCACACCGCGTTCAGCGTGCAGGCGGGCGGCTCGATGTGCGCGAACTGCCGGGTGCCCGGCTGCGTGCACCCGGCGCCCGAGGTGCTCGTCCTGCTGGAAGCGCTGCTGCACGGGGACTGGGACGTCGCCGAGGCTTCGGTGCCGGTATCGCGGCGGGACGCGAGCGGGCTCGTCGCCGCGCACCTGCAGTGGCATCTCGAGCGGCAGCTCCGGTCGCTGCCGCTGGTGGAGAGGCGCCGGGAGGCGCCAGCGGGCGGCAAGTAG
- a CDS encoding Fur family transcriptional regulator, whose translation MSTPTRGKAPLPGRRSTKQRAAVVDLLSDVEDFRSAQELHDELRKRGDGIGLTTVYRTLQSLAEAGEIDVLRTDSGEAVYRRCSSHHHHHLVCRHCGFTVEIEGPAVERWAEKIASGNGFSQISHTVEIVGTCATCAASGK comes from the coding sequence GTGAGCACGCCGACCAGGGGCAAGGCGCCGCTACCCGGCCGCCGTTCGACGAAGCAGCGCGCCGCCGTGGTGGACCTGCTCAGCGACGTCGAGGACTTCCGCTCCGCGCAGGAACTGCACGACGAGCTCCGCAAGCGCGGTGACGGCATCGGCCTGACCACCGTCTACCGCACGCTGCAGTCCCTCGCCGAGGCCGGTGAGATCGACGTGCTGCGCACCGACTCCGGCGAAGCCGTCTACCGCCGCTGCTCCTCGCACCACCACCATCACCTGGTGTGCCGGCACTGCGGCTTCACCGTCGAGATCGAAGGCCCCGCCGTCGAGCGGTGGGCGGAGAAGATCGCCTCCGGCAACGGGTTCTCCCAGATCAGCCACACGGTCGAGATCGTGGGCACCTGCGCCACCTGCGCCGCGAGCGGCAAATAG
- a CDS encoding histidine triad nucleotide-binding protein, with protein sequence MGESDAETLFERIIAREIPAEIVHETEGTLAFRDINPQAATHVLVVPKKRYRNVAELAAADPELLAEVIGAAAKVAELEGITQSGYRVVFNTELDAGQSVFHVHAHVLGGEQLGLSFGRAG encoded by the coding sequence ATGGGTGAGAGTGACGCGGAGACGTTGTTCGAGCGGATCATCGCGCGGGAGATTCCGGCGGAGATCGTGCACGAGACTGAGGGGACGTTGGCGTTTCGGGATATCAATCCGCAGGCTGCGACACATGTGCTGGTGGTGCCTAAGAAGCGGTATCGGAACGTGGCCGAGTTGGCGGCGGCGGATCCGGAGTTGCTTGCCGAGGTGATCGGTGCCGCGGCGAAGGTGGCGGAGCTGGAGGGGATCACCCAGAGCGGGTATCGTGTGGTGTTCAACACCGAGCTGGATGCCGGGCAGTCCGTTTTCCACGTGCACGCCCATGTGCTCGGGGGTGAGCAGCTCGGGCTCAGCTTCGGGCGTGCGGGGTAA